The DNA window GAGCCAGAACCGACGATTCCACGGCGGGCTCGATTTTCCAGTAGCGATGCACCTCAGCTGACGTGAACAGAGCCAGGGCGTTGAGCTGATCCAGATACCTGAAGACCGGATGGTCGGGCCGGGAGACTTCAAGGCGGGCGGATGGCGTAGCCCGGGAGTGGACCTTCAACTGACCTGGAAGCCATCGGGGCTGAGCGTAATCCTGATAGTTGACCTGATCTACGCGCGTGGATCCCAGGATTACGCCGAGTCCGCCGCCAGTTCGTGCGAACTGTTCCAGTCGTTCCCAGGTTCCTTCGGAAAGGCGAGCAACGTTCAACAGATAGATGACACCGGGGCGTGGGCCGTTCGTCTGTTCCAGCGAGCGGTTCAATTGGGACGATGGAAGCACGCTCACTTCGTACTGATGAGCGTTTCTCTCGACCAGCGGGCGAGGAGCCAGAGCCTGTTGCCAGACGAAGGCTTCGTCTGGGCGGTCCGAAACAATCCAGATAACTTCCCTCGGTTCAACGAAGGCGGAGAATGCGACCGCGTTGTCGACGGAGAGCGGGTCGCTCTTCGCAAGTCGTAGCTCTCCCTGAAACACGCCCCGCCCCTGAGCGGGGAAGGACATCGTGATCTGTCCCACCTGATCTGGCTCGACCTCGACGATTTTCTGATCCCGCTTGATGAGGGAGCCCGTACCGTCATCGAGATAGAGTTCGATCAGGCAATTCTCAGCGGTGCGGCTCTGGTTGATGATCTCAGCGCTGACGCGGACGAGGCTTCCTTCAACGACCCGTTCGCGAGACAGCGAGACGTTGCTTAGTCCATAGTTCGTGCCGCCTTCGACGCCTACGTCGATGATGTAGAGTCGCAACCACGGAAGCCGCTCCATTTCGGCCTTGAGCCGCTCGGCTTCATCAAGATTCCAGGCGGAACTGAACCGGTCGGTGTAAATGTAGATCTCACGGACGTATCTGTCACTGGCGTCGGTCGCGCTGTTCTCTTCCAGGATCTGTGCGCGATCCTCCGCCTGAAGCTGAATGGCGGAGAGGACGACGTCGTTCAGCGACAGAGCCCGATCCCGCAATGTAAGGCCATTTGCCTTCTGCAGTCGGGTTTCTGCGGCTCGGATTTCATTGAGGAACTTCAGGGGACGCAATTCGCCGTTATCGGCCAGGGTAACCTTGGAACCGCCCGGCAGAGCTTCGATCTGTTGCAACGCCAGGCGACGGGCGACTTCGAGGCGATTCTGGTTCTCGTGCTGATAGCTCATGCTGGCACTGAGATCGAACAGCAGGACGCCGGCCACCGGGACGTTCAACTGTCGTGGACCTTCCGGGCTGGTCAGTTCCGCCGCCACTCTGCGTTGATAGGGCCATCCGACAAGGAGCAGGGCCAGCAACAGAATTGCCGCGATTGTTCCGGCGTTGAGCCAGGTTTCTCGGTAGCGCTGAGCATGTTTCTGCTTGGCTTCAGAAACCCAGTAGCGTCGGCCGGCCCACCAGGCACCGGCGCAGAGCACACCGACGCCAATCAGTCTGAAGAGTTCGCTGCTCGTCAGGGCGTAGTTCGCGGCCGGCAACGTCGGTCGGGCGACCGCCAGCACGATGAGAACAAGAACGAGGATTCGCAGCAGGAGCAGGCCGAGATGCCGCAGACGCATGCGCTGCACGCTCTGCTTCCGGATATTGTTGAGCAGGCGCAACGCTGGGAAGTCGAGCTTCCGAGGCCGCGCGCGCATCAACAGATGGAGCACGATCGGAATCGCGGCTAGAGC is part of the Rubinisphaera margarita genome and encodes:
- a CDS encoding BatA domain-containing protein — translated: MSVLHPALLFGLALAAIPIVLHLLMRARPRKLDFPALRLLNNIRKQSVQRMRLRHLGLLLLRILVLVLIVLAVARPTLPAANYALTSSELFRLIGVGVLCAGAWWAGRRYWVSEAKQKHAQRYRETWLNAGTIAAILLLALLLVGWPYQRRVAAELTSPEGPRQLNVPVAGVLLFDLSASMSYQHENQNRLEVARRLALQQIEALPGGSKVTLADNGELRPLKFLNEIRAAETRLQKANGLTLRDRALSLNDVVLSAIQLQAEDRAQILEENSATDASDRYVREIYIYTDRFSSAWNLDEAERLKAEMERLPWLRLYIIDVGVEGGTNYGLSNVSLSRERVVEGSLVRVSAEIINQSRTAENCLIELYLDDGTGSLIKRDQKIVEVEPDQVGQITMSFPAQGRGVFQGELRLAKSDPLSVDNAVAFSAFVEPREVIWIVSDRPDEAFVWQQALAPRPLVERNAHQYEVSVLPSSQLNRSLEQTNGPRPGVIYLLNVARLSEGTWERLEQFARTGGGLGVILGSTRVDQVNYQDYAQPRWLPGQLKVHSRATPSARLEVSRPDHPVFRYLDQLNALALFTSAEVHRYWKIEPAVESSVLARFTDDERTPAVIARGVGRGQSMIISTAVDLADAAQLKNWSELARMGWIYAAWADQTTRFLAGDLESPLNRTVGAPVFLDIPPETAQQKALLRMPGLRQEQIAVPLRSKGLVISTSQPEEQGGSTAETNQNLVGMVGNYRLLFPGTDIPGYGFSLQLPDQETSLSRLSVSELDELFGEGRWQLSRSFSELERSVLLGRIGIEAYPMLMTLLLVFFISEHLVANLFYRMDRA